A DNA window from Brassica napus cultivar Da-Ae chromosome C1, Da-Ae, whole genome shotgun sequence contains the following coding sequences:
- the LOC125580661 gene encoding probable UDP-arabinose 4-epimerase 3 isoform X1 → MLSFSRARSQGRNTRPLTGGMDYLEPKRKTNVMGRVILVVSLTALCIIMLKHAPSFTSPTAFSRSEEGVTHVLVTGGAGYIGSHAALRLLKDSYRVTIVDNLSRGNLGAVKVLQGLFPEPGRLQFIYADLGDAKAVEKIFSENAFDAVMHFAAVAYVGESTLDPLKYYHNITSNTLVVLEAVARHKVKKLIYSSTCATYGEPEKMPIVEVTPQVPINPYGKAKKMAEDMILDFSKNSDMAVMILRYFNVIGSDPEGRLGESPKPELREHGRISGACFDAARGVIPGLQVKGTDYKTGDGTCVRDYIDVTDLVDAHVKALEKAKPKNVGIYNVGTGKGRSVKEFVEACKKATGVDIKVDFLPRRPGDYAEVYSDPAKILRDLNWSARFTNLQQSLEVAWKWQKTHPRGYASS, encoded by the exons ATGCTAAGTTTCTCTAGAGCCAGAAGTCAAGGAAGAAACACAAGACCTCTTACAGGAG GAATGGATTATTTGGAACCCAAAAGAAAGACCAATGTCATGGGCAGGGTTATACTGGTCGTTTCTCTTACAGCTTTATGCATTATTATGCTCAAGCACGCTCCCAGTTTCACATCCCCAACCGCG TTCTCTCGCAGCGAGGAAGGAGTGACTCATGTGTTAGTCACTGGTGGCGCTGGATATATCGGATCACATGCTGCTTTGAGGCTGCTCAAGGATTCATACCGTGTTACCATTGTG GACAATCTTTCTCGCGGGAATCTTGGCGCTGTCAAGGTCTTACAGGGACTGTTCCCAGAACCCGGGAGGCTTCAATTCATCTATGCTGACTTAGGAGATGCCAAAGCT GTAGAAAAAATCTTCTCAGAGAACGCATTTGATGCTGTTATGCATTTTGCCGCGGTAGCGTATGTTGGAGAGAGCACCCTGGATCCTCTAAA GTATTACCACAACATTACATCGAACACATTAGTAGTCCTTGAAGCAGTTGCTAGACACAAAGTAAAGAAGCTGATATATTCAAGCACGTGTGCCACTTATGGAGAGCCTGAGAAAATGCCCATTGTTGAAGTTACTCCACAG GTCCCTATTAACCCTTATGGAAAAGCTAAGAAGATGGCTGAAGATATGATTCTTGATTTCTCTAAAAACTCTGACATGGCCGTCATGATCCTAAG ATACTTTAACGTGATCGGTTCAGACCCAGAAGGTAGACTAGGAGAATCTCCAAAGCCTGAGCTACGTGAACACGGACGGATCTCAGGTGCTTGTTTCGATGCAGCTCGCGGTGTGATCCCAGGCCTTCAGGTCAAAGGAACAGACTATAAAACAGGAGATGGAACCTGTGTTCGTGACTACATTGACGTTACTGACCTGGTCGATGCTCACGTGAAGGCTCTGGAGAAAGCTAAGCCTAAGAATGTGGGAATCTACAATGTGGGTACGGGAAAAGGAAGATCCGTCAAGGAGTTTGTGGAGGCTTGTAAGAAAGCTACAGGAGTAGATATCAAAGTAGATTTCTTGCCTCGACGACCTGGAGATTACGCAGAGGTGTACAGTGATCCAGCAAAGATTCTGAGAGATCTGAACTGGTCTGCTCGTTTTACTAATCTTCAACAAAGTCTTGAGGTTGCTTGGAAGTGGCAGAAGACTCA
- the LOC125580661 gene encoding probable UDP-arabinose 4-epimerase 3 isoform X2, whose product MDYLEPKRKTNVMGRVILVVSLTALCIIMLKHAPSFTSPTAFSRSEEGVTHVLVTGGAGYIGSHAALRLLKDSYRVTIVDNLSRGNLGAVKVLQGLFPEPGRLQFIYADLGDAKAVEKIFSENAFDAVMHFAAVAYVGESTLDPLKYYHNITSNTLVVLEAVARHKVKKLIYSSTCATYGEPEKMPIVEVTPQVPINPYGKAKKMAEDMILDFSKNSDMAVMILRYFNVIGSDPEGRLGESPKPELREHGRISGACFDAARGVIPGLQVKGTDYKTGDGTCVRDYIDVTDLVDAHVKALEKAKPKNVGIYNVGTGKGRSVKEFVEACKKATGVDIKVDFLPRRPGDYAEVYSDPAKILRDLNWSARFTNLQQSLEVAWKWQKTHPRGYASS is encoded by the exons ATGGATTATTTGGAACCCAAAAGAAAGACCAATGTCATGGGCAGGGTTATACTGGTCGTTTCTCTTACAGCTTTATGCATTATTATGCTCAAGCACGCTCCCAGTTTCACATCCCCAACCGCG TTCTCTCGCAGCGAGGAAGGAGTGACTCATGTGTTAGTCACTGGTGGCGCTGGATATATCGGATCACATGCTGCTTTGAGGCTGCTCAAGGATTCATACCGTGTTACCATTGTG GACAATCTTTCTCGCGGGAATCTTGGCGCTGTCAAGGTCTTACAGGGACTGTTCCCAGAACCCGGGAGGCTTCAATTCATCTATGCTGACTTAGGAGATGCCAAAGCT GTAGAAAAAATCTTCTCAGAGAACGCATTTGATGCTGTTATGCATTTTGCCGCGGTAGCGTATGTTGGAGAGAGCACCCTGGATCCTCTAAA GTATTACCACAACATTACATCGAACACATTAGTAGTCCTTGAAGCAGTTGCTAGACACAAAGTAAAGAAGCTGATATATTCAAGCACGTGTGCCACTTATGGAGAGCCTGAGAAAATGCCCATTGTTGAAGTTACTCCACAG GTCCCTATTAACCCTTATGGAAAAGCTAAGAAGATGGCTGAAGATATGATTCTTGATTTCTCTAAAAACTCTGACATGGCCGTCATGATCCTAAG ATACTTTAACGTGATCGGTTCAGACCCAGAAGGTAGACTAGGAGAATCTCCAAAGCCTGAGCTACGTGAACACGGACGGATCTCAGGTGCTTGTTTCGATGCAGCTCGCGGTGTGATCCCAGGCCTTCAGGTCAAAGGAACAGACTATAAAACAGGAGATGGAACCTGTGTTCGTGACTACATTGACGTTACTGACCTGGTCGATGCTCACGTGAAGGCTCTGGAGAAAGCTAAGCCTAAGAATGTGGGAATCTACAATGTGGGTACGGGAAAAGGAAGATCCGTCAAGGAGTTTGTGGAGGCTTGTAAGAAAGCTACAGGAGTAGATATCAAAGTAGATTTCTTGCCTCGACGACCTGGAGATTACGCAGAGGTGTACAGTGATCCAGCAAAGATTCTGAGAGATCTGAACTGGTCTGCTCGTTTTACTAATCTTCAACAAAGTCTTGAGGTTGCTTGGAAGTGGCAGAAGACTCA